From Carya illinoinensis cultivar Pawnee chromosome 5, C.illinoinensisPawnee_v1, whole genome shotgun sequence, one genomic window encodes:
- the LOC122309082 gene encoding putative pentatricopeptide repeat-containing protein At5g40405 yields the protein MNSVRHITKHHPIISLIDSDSTFKELKQIHSQLLLNGLHHDPHLLGQFVATVALKNPSNLDYSHRVLDQCGNPTLFPLNSMIRTYSKSPTPQKSFHFFNRILHSTNNVSPDSYTFNFLVRACAQLLARETGPAVHGALVKHGFEHDPHIQSGLIFMYAELDCLSSCHRVFGEIREPDLVCQTAMIGACAKHGDVGFARELFDIMTVRDPIAWNAMIAGYAQCGKSREALNLFNFMQMEGVRVDEVSMVSVLSACTHLGALDQGRWAHAYIERNKLRLTVTLGTALIDMYAKCGNMNKAMEVFWRMKEKNVYTWTSAMGGLAMNGFGEKCLELFSLMKQDEVLPNAITFVSVLRGCTVVGLVEEGREHFESMSRVYGIEPQLEHYGCMVDLYGRAGRLDEALNFINSMPVKPHSGAWGAFLNACRMYKNTELGELASRKIVELEAKNHGAFVALSNMYAESKNWEKVSSVRDIMKAKGVRKLPGCSVIEVDGEVHEFFVGDKSHPRYDEIEMKLAEISKRLKLSGYVANTHPVLFDIEEEEKEDALCKHSEKVAIALGLIALKEDVPIRIVKNLRVCWDCHEVTKMISKTFNREIIMRDRNRFHHFNDGDCSCKGYW from the coding sequence ATGAACTCCGTAAGACACATTACGAAGCACCACCCCATCATTTCTCTCATAGATTCAGATTCCACCTTCAAAGAGCTCAAGCAAATCCACTCCCAACTGTTACTCAACGGTCTTCATCACGACCCTCACCTCCTGGGCCAATTTGTAGCCACCGTAGCTCTCAAAAACCCCAGCAATCTTGATTATTCTCACCGAGTCCTCGACCAATGCGGGAACCCTACCCTCTTCCCCTTAAACTCTATGATCAGAACCTACTCCAAGAGCCCAACCCCTCAAAAGAGTTTTCACTTCTTCAACAGAATTCTCCACTCCACTAACAATGTCTCTCCTGATAGCTACACCTTCAATTTCTTGGTTCGTGCGTGTGCGCAGCTCTTGGCACGCGAGACCGGTCCGGCGGTGCATGGTGCCCTTGTAAAACACGGCTTTGAGCACGACCCACATATTCAGAGTGGGTTGATTTTCATGTACGCTGAATTGGATTGCTTGAGTTCATGCCACCGGGTGTTCGGGGAAATTCGTGAGCCAGATTTGGTGTGTCAGACTGCTATGATCGGCGCTTGTGCGAAACACGGTGACGTTGGTTTTGCTAGGGAGTTGTTTGATATAATGACTGTGAGGGACCCTATTGCGTGGAATGCGATGATTGCAGGGTATGCACAGTGTGGAAAGTCAAGGGAGGcactaaatttatttaattttatgcaGATGGAGGGTGTGAGGGTCGATGAGGTGTCTATGGTTTCGGTCTTATCTGCATGTACCCACTTGGGTGCATTGGATCAAGGGAGATGGGCGCATGCATATATAGAGAGAAACAAATTAAGGCTTACAGTGACGCTGGGAACAGCGCTGATTGACATGTATGCAAAATGTGGAAACATGAATAAGGCGATGGAAGTTTTCtggagaatgaaagaaaagaatgtGTATACTTGGACTAGTGCCATGGGCGGGCTAGCTATGAATGGATTTGGTGAAAAGTGTCTCGAGCTTTTTTCCCTCATGAAACAAGATGAAGTTCTACCCAATGCGATCACGTTTGTCTCAGTTCTTAGAGGTTGTACTGTGGTTGGACTGGTTGAAGAAGGTCGTGAGCATTTTGAATCAATGAGCAGAGTGTATGGTATTGAGCCTCAGCTTGAGCACTATGGGTGTATGGTGGATTTATACGGGCGGGCTGGCCGGTTAGATGAAGCCCTAAACTTCATCAATAGCATGCCTGTGAAGCCTCATTCTGGTGCTTGGGGAGCTTTTCTTAACGCTTGTAGAATGTATAAGAATACAGAACTGGGTGAACTTGCCTCAAGAAAGATAGTGGAGCTGGAGGCAAAGAATCATGGAGCTTTTGTAGCCTTGTCAAATATGTATGCTGAATCCAAGAATTGGGAAAAGGTTAGTAGTGTGCGAGATATTATGAAGGCTAAAGGTGTGAGAAAGCTCCCTGGTTGTAGTGTTATAGAGGTAGATGGTGAAGTTCATGAGTTCTTTGTTGGGGATAAGTCCCACCCAAGGTATGATGAAATTGAGATGAAGTTGGCAGAGATCTCAAAGCGGCTAAAACTATCAGGTTATGTGGCTAACACCCACCCTGTGTTGTTTGAcatagaagaggaagagaaagaggaTGCTTTGTGTAAACATAGTGAGAAGGTAGCCATTGCTCTTGGCTTGATCGCTTTGAAGGAAGATGTACCCATTAGGATCGTAAAGAACCTGAGGGTTTGTTGGGATTGTCATGAAGTAACGAAAATGATCTCGAAGACTTTTAATCGAGAGATTATCATGAGAGACAGGAATAGGTTTCACCATTTTAACGATGGTGACTGTTCTTGTAAGGGTTATTGGTAA